Sequence from the Sphingosinicella ginsenosidimutans genome:
CCAGATCGTCGAGGCGCAGGTGAGCGCGGAGGGCGACGTGTTCGACGAGGAAGGGCTGCTGCGCCTGCTCCGCCTCGCCCGCATCGGCTGCGGCGAGATTTTCGCGGCGCAGGACCGGGCGACCGGACGATGACTCGCAAGCTCGCGCCCGGCAGGCTGGTCATCGCCAGTCACAATGAAGGCAAGGTGCGCGAGATTCGCGACCTGCTCGGCCCCTATGGGATCGAGCCGGTCTCGGCCGCCGAGCTCGACCTGCCCGAGCCCGAGGAGACCGGCGTCACCTTCATGGACAATGCCGATCTCAAGGCGCGCGCCGCCGCCGATCTTTCCGGCCTCCCCGCGCTCGCCGACGACAGCGGCCTGTGCGTCGAGGCGCTCGGCGACCGGCCCGGCATCTTCTCGGCGCGCTGGGCGCTGGTCGATCCGCATGTCGATCCGGCCGCCGATCCAGGCCGTGTCGAGGGCGAGCGCGATTTCGGCCGCGCCATGCGCCGCGTCGAGGACGAGCTGGAAGCGCTCGGCCCCGACGCGAGCCGCGCCGCCCACTTCGTCTGCGCGCTCGCGGTCGTGTGGCCCGACGGGCATAGCGAATGGTTCGAGGGCCGGGTGGACGGAAGCCTGGTCTGGCCGCCGCGCGGGGACAACGGCTTCGGCTATGATCCGATCTTCGTCGCGGCCGGCCGCGACGTGACCTTCGGCGAGATGGACCCGGCCGAAAAGCACGCGATCAGCCACCGCGCGGACGCCTTCCGCAAGCTGGTTGCGGCGCTTTTCGCTTGAGCCACGCCCCCACCTCGTTCGTCCCGAGCGAAGTCGAGGGGCGTTTCTCAGACTCTTTGCCGGCGCCCCTCGACTTCGCTCGGGACGAACGGAGGCCGGCGGATTCGCACGACCTTGCCCTCTACATCCACTGGCCGTTCTGCGTTTCGAAATGCCCTTATTGCGACTTCAACAGCCACGTCCGCGAATCGATCGATCAGGACGCTTGGCGCGAGGCGCTGCTCGCCGACCTGGCTTATGAAGCTCGCCAGACCCGCGGCCGACGCCTGACCTCGATCTTCTTCGGCGGCGGCACCCCATCGCTGATGCCGCCGGCGACGGTCGCCGCGCTCATCGATGCGGCGGAGGCGCAGTGGGGGTTCGCGCCCGGCATCGAGATCACGCTGGAGGCCAATCCCAATTCGGCCGAGGCGGCGCGCTTCGCCGATCTCGCCGCGGCCGGCGTGAACCGGGTCTCGCTCGGCCTCCAGTCGCTCGACGATGCGGCGCTGCGGTTCCTCGGCCGCGCGCATGATAAGGCGGAGGGACTGGCGGCGCTGGACATCGCGCAGTCCGCCTTCACCCGGGTGAGCTTCGACCTCATCTACGCCCTTCCCGGCCAGAGCGCCGCCGCGTGGGAAGCCGAGCTTTCAAGCGCGCTCTCCTTCGGCACCGGCCACCTCTCGCTCTACCAGCTCACCATCGAGCCAGGCACGCGATTCGCGACGCTGGCGGCGAAGGGCGCGCTTGCCCCCGCCGATCCCGAAGAAGGCGCGGCGCTCTACGAACTCACCCAGGCGCTTACCGGGGCCGCGGGCCTCCCCGCCTACGAAATCTCCAACCATGCGCGGCCGGGCGAGGAGAGCCGGCACAATCTCGCTTACTGGCGCTACCGAAGCTATGCCGGCATCGGCCCCGGCGCGCACGGCCGGCGCGGGGGCGTCGCGACGCAGCGGCACAAAAAACCCGAAAACTGGATCGCGGCCCTCACCCGCAACGGCCACGGCATTGCCGAAGAGCGCGCGATCGCGCCCGCCGACGCGACGATCGAGGCGCTGCTGATGGGCCTCAGGCTTCGCGAAGGCGTCGATCTCGGCCGGATCGGGGCGGAGGCGATCGATGCCGCCGCCGTGCGCCGCCTCGCCGATCAGGGCCTGCTCTGGGCCGACGGCGCGCGCCTCGGCGCCACCCCGGCCGGCTTCCTCCTGCTCGACGCGATCCTCGCCGAGATCGTCAGTTGAAACCCCGTGGGGCCGGCGACACCACGTTCGCGCCCCCAGCCGACACTTCCCGCACCTCGA
This genomic interval carries:
- the hemW gene encoding radical SAM family heme chaperone HemW, translating into MPAPLDFARDERRPADSHDLALYIHWPFCVSKCPYCDFNSHVRESIDQDAWREALLADLAYEARQTRGRRLTSIFFGGGTPSLMPPATVAALIDAAEAQWGFAPGIEITLEANPNSAEAARFADLAAAGVNRVSLGLQSLDDAALRFLGRAHDKAEGLAALDIAQSAFTRVSFDLIYALPGQSAAAWEAELSSALSFGTGHLSLYQLTIEPGTRFATLAAKGALAPADPEEGAALYELTQALTGAAGLPAYEISNHARPGEESRHNLAYWRYRSYAGIGPGAHGRRGGVATQRHKKPENWIAALTRNGHGIAEERAIAPADATIEALLMGLRLREGVDLGRIGAEAIDAAAVRRLADQGLLWADGARLGATPAGFLLLDAILAEIVS
- the rdgB gene encoding RdgB/HAM1 family non-canonical purine NTP pyrophosphatase yields the protein MTRKLAPGRLVIASHNEGKVREIRDLLGPYGIEPVSAAELDLPEPEETGVTFMDNADLKARAAADLSGLPALADDSGLCVEALGDRPGIFSARWALVDPHVDPAADPGRVEGERDFGRAMRRVEDELEALGPDASRAAHFVCALAVVWPDGHSEWFEGRVDGSLVWPPRGDNGFGYDPIFVAAGRDVTFGEMDPAEKHAISHRADAFRKLVAALFA